One window of Eubalaena glacialis isolate mEubGla1 chromosome Y, mEubGla1.1.hap2.+ XY, whole genome shotgun sequence genomic DNA carries:
- the LOC133082927 gene encoding cytochrome c oxidase subunit 5A, mitochondrial-like → MLGSTAGWYSVAATAVAWTSPRGLLHAPPASSPAAALQSIRCYSHGPHETDEEFDARWVTYFNKPDIAAWESRKGMNILVGYDLVPEPKITDAALRACRHLNDFASAVRILEVVKDKAGPHKEIYPYVIQELRPTLNELGISPPEELGLDKV, encoded by the coding sequence ATGCTAGGCTCCACTGCCGGCTGGTACTCTGTAGCAGCTACCGCAGTCGCCTGGACcagccctcgaggcctcctgcaCGCCCCTCCGGCCTCCAGCCCTGCCGCCGCCCTCCAGTCTATTCGCTGCTACTCCCATGGGCCACATGAGACAGACGAGGAGTTTGATGCTCGCTGGGTGACATACTTCAATAAGCCAGATATTGCTGCTTGGGAATCGCGTAAAGGGATGAACATCCTTGTGGGCTATGATCTGGTTCCAGAACCCAAAATCACTGATGCTGCTTTGCGGGCATGCAGACACTTAAATGATTTTGCTAGTGCAGTTCGCATCCTAGAGGTTGTTAAGGACAAAGCAGGACCTCATAAGGAAATCTACCCCTATGTCATCCAGGAACTTAGACCAACTTTAAACGAACTGGGAATCTCCCCTCCAGAGGAACTGGGCCTTGACAAAGTGTAA